A single genomic interval of Amycolatopsis albispora harbors:
- the secY gene encoding preprotein translocase subunit SecY, translating to MLSAFRSALATPDLRKKILFTLMIVAVYRLGAITPAPGVSYPNVQACQAQTDQEGIYSLLNLFSGGALLQLSIFSTGIMPYITASIIVQLLTVVIPRFEELKKEGQSGQSKLTQYTRYLTIALAILQATGVIALADRGQLFQDCDQPVIPDNSIYALALIVVTMTAGTAVMMWLGELITERGVGNGMSVLIFLNIAAQLPTEGANILERNNAVVFAFVCVLGLAIIASVIFVEQGQRRIPVQYAKRMVGRRMYGGTSTYLPIKVNQAGVIPVIFGSSLLYLPDLISRLIGDPNSSSGWQVFLQNYVVNQSSWVHILLYFALIIFFTYFYITITFNVDERAEEMKKFGGFIPGIRPGRPTAEYLSYVLGRITLPGSIYLGLVAILPNFFLSITGDGNNQNFPFGGTAVLIMVGVGLDTVKQIESQLMQRNYEGFLR from the coding sequence GTGCTCAGCGCCTTCCGCTCGGCTCTCGCGACGCCGGACCTGCGCAAGAAGATCCTGTTCACGCTGATGATCGTGGCCGTGTACCGGCTCGGCGCGATCACCCCAGCTCCTGGGGTTTCCTACCCCAACGTCCAGGCATGTCAGGCGCAGACCGATCAAGAGGGCATTTACTCGCTGCTGAACCTCTTCAGCGGTGGGGCTCTCCTGCAGTTGTCGATCTTCTCGACGGGCATCATGCCGTACATCACGGCGAGCATCATCGTCCAGCTCCTCACCGTGGTCATCCCGCGGTTCGAGGAGCTGAAGAAGGAAGGCCAGTCCGGTCAGAGCAAGCTGACCCAGTACACCCGCTACCTGACGATCGCGCTGGCGATCCTGCAGGCCACCGGCGTGATCGCGCTGGCCGACCGCGGCCAGCTGTTCCAGGACTGCGACCAGCCGGTCATCCCGGACAACAGCATCTACGCGCTGGCGCTGATCGTGGTCACCATGACCGCGGGCACCGCGGTGATGATGTGGCTGGGTGAGCTGATCACCGAGCGCGGCGTCGGCAATGGCATGTCCGTGCTGATCTTCCTGAACATCGCGGCCCAGCTGCCCACCGAGGGCGCGAACATCCTCGAGCGCAACAACGCCGTGGTCTTCGCCTTCGTCTGCGTGCTCGGCCTGGCGATCATCGCCTCGGTCATCTTCGTCGAGCAGGGCCAGCGCCGCATCCCGGTGCAGTACGCCAAGCGCATGGTCGGCCGCCGGATGTACGGCGGCACCTCGACCTACCTGCCGATCAAGGTGAACCAGGCCGGTGTCATCCCGGTCATCTTCGGTTCCTCGCTGCTGTACCTGCCGGACCTGATCAGCCGCCTGATCGGCGACCCGAACAGCAGCTCGGGCTGGCAGGTCTTCCTGCAGAACTACGTGGTGAACCAGTCCAGCTGGGTGCACATCCTGCTGTACTTCGCGCTGATCATCTTCTTCACCTACTTCTACATCACGATCACGTTCAACGTGGACGAGCGTGCGGAGGAGATGAAGAAGTTCGGCGGGTTCATCCCGGGCATCCGCCCGGGGCGGCCGACCGCCGAATATCTGAGCTACGTGCTCGGCCGGATCACCCTCCCCGGCTCCATCTACCTCGGTCTGGTAGCGATCCTGCCGAACTTCTTCCTGTCCATCACCGGTGACGGCAACAACCAGAACTTCCCGTTCGGTGGCACCGCCGTGCTGATCATGGTGGGCGTCGGCCTCGACACCGTGAAGCAGATCGAAAGCCAGCTCATGCAGCGCAACTACGAAGGGTTCCTCCGATGA
- the rplO gene encoding 50S ribosomal protein L15, producing MTAIKIHHLRPAPGAKSEKIRVGRGEGSKGKTAGRGTKGTKARKNVPVRFEGGQMPIHMRLPKLRGFKNRFRTEYQPVNVGDIARVFADGGKVGPEELAARGLVRKGKLVKVLGNGDINGVKLDVTADAFSNSAKEKLEAAGGSATTN from the coding sequence ATGACGGCCATCAAGATCCACCACCTGCGCCCGGCGCCCGGCGCCAAGTCGGAGAAGATCCGCGTCGGCCGTGGTGAAGGTTCGAAGGGCAAGACGGCCGGTCGCGGTACGAAGGGTACGAAGGCGCGGAAGAACGTGCCCGTGCGCTTCGAGGGTGGGCAGATGCCCATCCACATGCGCCTGCCGAAGCTGCGCGGCTTCAAGAACCGGTTCCGCACCGAGTACCAGCCGGTGAACGTGGGCGACATCGCCCGCGTCTTCGCCGACGGTGGCAAGGTCGGCCCGGAGGAGCTGGCGGCCCGCGGCCTGGTCCGCAAGGGCAAGCTGGTCAAGGTCCTCGGCAACGGCGACATCAACGGCGTCAAGCTCGATGTCACCGCCGACGCCTTCTCCAACTCCGCCAAGGAGAAGCTCGAAGCCGCCGGTGGCTCCGCCACCACCAACTGA
- the rplV gene encoding 50S ribosomal protein L22, which translates to MNAKDATVEAELPTAFARARFVRDSPTKVRRVIELIKGRSAADALAVLRFAPQAASEPVAKVLASAMANAENNLDLDPDTLWVKNAYADEGPTLKRIRPRAQGRAYRIRKRTSHITVEVESRPKADKKAKSKKAGGR; encoded by the coding sequence ATGAACGCCAAGGATGCGACGGTCGAGGCAGAACTGCCGACGGCCTTCGCGCGGGCTCGCTTCGTCCGGGACTCGCCGACCAAGGTGCGCCGGGTGATCGAGCTCATCAAGGGCCGCAGCGCCGCCGACGCCCTCGCCGTGCTGCGGTTCGCGCCGCAGGCGGCGAGTGAGCCGGTGGCGAAGGTGCTCGCCAGCGCCATGGCCAACGCCGAGAACAACCTCGACCTCGACCCGGACACCCTCTGGGTCAAGAACGCGTACGCCGACGAGGGTCCGACCCTCAAGCGCATCCGCCCGCGGGCCCAGGGCCGCGCGTACCGGATCCGCAAGCGCACGAGCCACATCACCGTCGAGGTGGAGTCGCGGCCGAAGGCCGACAAGAAGGCGAAGAGCAAGAAGGCAGGTGGCCGGTAG
- a CDS encoding type Z 30S ribosomal protein S14 — MAKKALVHKAAKKPKFKVRGYTRCQRCGRPHSVFRKFGLCRICLREMAHAGELPGVSKSSW; from the coding sequence ATGGCCAAGAAAGCACTGGTCCACAAGGCCGCGAAGAAGCCGAAGTTCAAGGTGCGCGGCTACACCCGCTGCCAGCGGTGCGGTCGCCCGCACTCGGTCTTCCGCAAGTTCGGGCTCTGCCGCATCTGCCTTCGCGAGATGGCGCACGCCGGCGAGCTGCCCGGCGTGAGCAAGTCCAGCTGGTAA
- the rpsE gene encoding 30S ribosomal protein S5 — protein MPGRTRQFGGGQGGPGGQGGNDRNDRRERRDRRDGGRGGAAQEKTPHLERVVAINRVAKVVKGGRRFSFTALVVVGDGDGQVGVGYGKAKEVPAAIAKGVEEAKKNFFRVPRIAGTIPHPVQGEDAAGVVLLRPASAGTGVIAGGSVRAVLECAGIQDVLSKSLGSDNAINIVHATVTALKSLQRPEEVAARRGLPLEDVAPARMLRQRAGQGV, from the coding sequence ATGCCGGGACGTACACGGCAATTCGGCGGTGGCCAGGGCGGTCCCGGCGGGCAGGGCGGCAACGACCGCAATGACCGCCGCGAGCGCCGGGACCGCCGCGACGGCGGCCGTGGCGGGGCGGCCCAGGAGAAGACCCCGCACCTCGAGCGCGTGGTGGCGATCAACCGCGTCGCCAAGGTCGTGAAGGGTGGTCGTCGCTTCAGCTTCACCGCCCTGGTCGTGGTCGGTGACGGCGACGGTCAGGTCGGCGTCGGCTACGGCAAGGCCAAGGAAGTTCCCGCGGCCATCGCCAAGGGCGTCGAGGAGGCGAAGAAGAACTTCTTCCGCGTGCCTCGGATCGCCGGCACCATTCCCCACCCGGTCCAGGGTGAGGACGCCGCCGGTGTGGTCCTGCTGCGTCCGGCCAGCGCCGGTACCGGTGTCATCGCCGGTGGTTCGGTGCGCGCGGTGCTGGAATGCGCCGGCATCCAGGACGTGCTGTCCAAGTCGCTGGGCAGCGACAACGCGATCAACATCGTGCACGCCACGGTGACCGCGCTGAAGAGCCTGCAGCGTCCGGAGGAGGTGGCGGCCCGTCGCGGCCTGCCGCTCGAGGACGTCGCCCCGGCCCGGATGCTGCGCCAGCGTGCTGGTCAGGGGGTCTGA
- the rplP gene encoding 50S ribosomal protein L16 — translation MLIPRKVKHRKQHSPKRAGAAKGGTKVSFGDLGIQALEHSYVTNRQIEAARIAMTRHIKRGGKVWTTIYPDRPLTKKPAETRMGSGKGSPEWWIANVKPGRVMFELSFPNEATAREALRRAIHKLPMKCRIVTREGGEF, via the coding sequence GTGCTCATCCCGCGCAAGGTCAAGCACCGGAAGCAGCACTCGCCGAAGCGCGCCGGTGCCGCCAAGGGCGGTACCAAGGTCAGCTTCGGTGACCTGGGGATCCAGGCACTCGAGCACAGCTACGTGACGAACCGGCAGATCGAGGCGGCCCGTATCGCCATGACCCGCCACATCAAGCGTGGCGGCAAGGTGTGGACCACCATCTACCCGGACCGCCCGCTGACCAAGAAGCCCGCCGAGACCCGCATGGGTTCCGGTAAGGGTTCGCCCGAGTGGTGGATCGCCAACGTCAAGCCGGGCCGGGTGATGTTCGAACTGAGCTTCCCCAACGAGGCCACGGCCCGCGAGGCGCTCCGCCGCGCGATCCACAAGCTGCCCATGAAGTGCCGAATCGTGACCCGTGAAGGTGGTGAGTTCTGA
- the rplX gene encoding 50S ribosomal protein L24 — protein sequence MKVKKGDTVVVIAGKDKGAKGKVIQAYPERSRVLVEGVNRIKKHTRISQTQRGAQSGGIVTQEAPIHVSNVMVVDSDGKPTRVGYRIGEDGKKVRISRRNGKDI from the coding sequence GTGAAGGTGAAGAAGGGCGACACGGTCGTCGTCATCGCCGGCAAGGACAAGGGCGCCAAGGGCAAGGTCATCCAGGCCTACCCGGAGCGGTCGCGCGTGCTGGTCGAGGGCGTGAACCGGATCAAGAAGCACACGCGGATCAGCCAGACCCAGCGCGGCGCGCAGTCCGGCGGCATCGTGACCCAGGAAGCCCCCATCCACGTGTCGAACGTGATGGTCGTCGACTCCGACGGCAAGCCGACCCGGGTGGGCTACCGCATCGGCGAGGACGGCAAGAAGGTCCGGATCTCGCGCAGGAACGGCAAGGACATCTGA
- the rplE gene encoding 50S ribosomal protein L5 → MTTAEKIVPRLKTRYRENIAGELQKEFEYANVHQIPGVVKVVVNMGVGDAARDSKLIEGAIRDLATITGQKPEVRKARKSIAQFKLREGQPIGARVTLRNDRMWEFLDRLLNIALPRIRDFRGLSPKQFDGNGNYTFGLNEQSMFHEIDPDSIDRPRGMDVTVVTTATTDDEGRALLRKLGFPFKEN, encoded by the coding sequence ATGACCACCGCTGAGAAGATCGTGCCGCGTCTGAAGACGCGCTACCGCGAGAACATCGCGGGCGAGCTCCAGAAGGAGTTCGAGTACGCGAACGTGCACCAGATCCCCGGTGTGGTCAAGGTCGTGGTGAACATGGGCGTCGGCGACGCCGCCCGTGACAGCAAGCTGATCGAAGGCGCCATCCGTGACCTGGCCACCATCACCGGGCAGAAGCCCGAGGTGCGCAAGGCCCGGAAGTCGATCGCGCAGTTCAAGCTGCGCGAGGGCCAGCCGATCGGCGCGCGGGTCACCCTGCGCAACGACCGCATGTGGGAGTTCCTGGACCGGCTGCTGAACATCGCGCTGCCGCGTATCCGCGACTTCCGCGGGCTGTCGCCGAAGCAGTTCGACGGCAACGGCAACTACACCTTCGGTCTCAACGAGCAGTCCATGTTCCACGAGATCGACCCCGACTCCATCGACCGCCCGCGCGGGATGGACGTCACCGTTGTCACCACCGCCACCACCGACGACGAGGGCCGCGCGCTGCTTCGCAAGCTCGGCTTCCCGTTCAAGGAGAACTGA
- the rpmD gene encoding 50S ribosomal protein L30: protein MAQLKVTQVKSKIGTKHNHRESLRTLGLRKIRQSVVREDTPEVRGLIHTVQHLVEVEEVKS, encoded by the coding sequence ATGGCTCAGCTCAAGGTCACCCAGGTGAAGAGCAAGATCGGCACGAAGCACAACCACCGCGAATCGCTGCGCACCCTCGGGCTGCGCAAGATCCGGCAGTCGGTGGTGCGTGAGGACACTCCCGAGGTGCGTGGCCTGATCCACACGGTCCAGCACCTGGTGGAGGTCGAGGAGGTCAAGTCATGA
- the rplN gene encoding 50S ribosomal protein L14 yields MIQQESRLRVADNTGAKEILCIRVLGGSGRRYAGIGDIIVATVKDAIPAAGVKKGDVVKAVIVRTVKERRRPDGSYIRFDENAAVLIKNDNEPRGTRIFGPVGRELRDRKFMKIISLAPEVL; encoded by the coding sequence GTGATCCAGCAGGAGTCGCGACTGCGAGTCGCCGACAACACGGGTGCCAAGGAGATCCTCTGCATCCGCGTGCTCGGCGGTTCGGGGCGGCGCTACGCGGGTATCGGCGACATCATCGTCGCCACCGTTAAGGACGCCATCCCGGCTGCCGGGGTGAAGAAGGGCGACGTGGTCAAGGCCGTCATCGTCCGCACGGTGAAGGAGCGGCGTCGTCCGGACGGCTCCTACATCCGGTTCGACGAGAACGCCGCGGTGCTCATCAAGAACGACAACGAGCCGCGTGGCACCCGCATCTTCGGCCCGGTCGGCCGTGAGCTGCGCGATCGGAAGTTCATGAAGATCATCTCGCTCGCGCCGGAGGTGTTGTAA
- the rpsC gene encoding 30S ribosomal protein S3 has product MGQKINPHGFRLGITTDWKSRWYADKQYAEYVAEDVKIRKLLSTGMERAGISKVEIERTRDRVRVDIHTARPGIVIGRRGAEADRIRGALEKLTKKQVQLNILEVKNPEADAQLVAQGVAEQLSNRVAFRRAMRKAIQSSMRSPQVKGIRVQCGGRLGGAEMSRSEHYRDGRVPLHTLRADIDYGFFEARTTFGRIGVKVWIYKGDVVGGLKAKEARDAAAAAERAPRRDRGDRPSRPRRSGASGTTATSTEAGRAAAATKNDTAAESATPAAEGTTPAAAEKTEG; this is encoded by the coding sequence GTGGGCCAGAAGATCAACCCGCACGGCTTCCGGCTGGGCATCACCACGGACTGGAAGTCCCGCTGGTACGCCGACAAGCAGTACGCCGAGTACGTGGCGGAGGACGTCAAGATCCGCAAGCTCCTGTCCACGGGCATGGAGCGGGCCGGCATCTCGAAGGTGGAGATCGAGCGCACCCGTGACCGGGTTCGCGTGGACATCCACACCGCCCGCCCCGGCATCGTCATCGGCCGCCGCGGCGCCGAGGCCGACCGGATCCGCGGTGCGCTGGAGAAGCTGACCAAGAAGCAGGTCCAGCTGAACATCCTCGAGGTGAAGAACCCCGAGGCGGACGCCCAGCTGGTCGCGCAGGGTGTGGCGGAGCAGCTGTCCAACCGCGTGGCGTTCCGCCGCGCGATGCGGAAGGCGATCCAGAGCTCCATGCGCTCCCCGCAGGTCAAGGGCATCCGCGTGCAGTGCGGTGGCCGCCTCGGCGGGGCCGAGATGTCCCGCTCGGAGCACTACCGCGACGGCCGCGTGCCGCTGCACACGCTGCGCGCCGACATCGACTACGGCTTCTTCGAGGCCCGCACCACCTTCGGCCGCATCGGCGTGAAGGTGTGGATCTACAAGGGTGACGTGGTCGGCGGGCTCAAGGCCAAGGAGGCGCGTGACGCCGCCGCGGCCGCCGAGCGCGCGCCGCGTCGCGACCGTGGCGACCGTCCGTCCCGCCCGCGCCGCTCCGGCGCGTCGGGCACCACGGCCACCTCCACGGAAGCGGGCCGGGCCGCCGCGGCGACCAAGAACGACACCGCCGCCGAGTCGGCGACCCCGGCTGCCGAGGGCACCACCCCGGCCGCCGCAGAGAAGACGGAGGGCTGA
- the rpsS gene encoding 30S ribosomal protein S19, which translates to MPRSLKKGPFVDDHLLKKVDALNESGKKTVIKTWSRRSTIIPDFLGHTIAVHDGRKHVPVFVTEAMVGHKLGEFAPTRTFKGHIKDDRKSRRR; encoded by the coding sequence ATGCCGCGCAGCCTGAAGAAGGGCCCGTTCGTGGATGACCACCTGCTCAAGAAGGTGGACGCGCTGAACGAGTCCGGCAAGAAGACGGTGATCAAGACCTGGTCCCGCCGCTCCACGATCATCCCCGACTTCCTGGGGCACACGATCGCGGTGCACGACGGCCGCAAGCACGTCCCGGTGTTCGTCACCGAGGCGATGGTGGGTCACAAGCTGGGCGAGTTCGCCCCGACGCGGACCTTCAAGGGTCACATCAAGGACGACCGCAAGTCCCGCCGCCGCTGA
- the rplR gene encoding 50S ribosomal protein L18 yields MIMSDTTTTKRKPVGKDVSTRRRVAKTRRHFRLRKKINGTPQRPRLAVKKSSRHLSVQLIDDLAGHTLAAASTMEADVRAADGDKKAKAAKVGELLAARAKNAGVTSVVFDRGGNAYHGRIAALADAAREAGLEF; encoded by the coding sequence GTGATCATGAGCGACACGACTACGACGAAGCGCAAGCCGGTCGGCAAGGACGTCTCGACCCGCCGTCGCGTGGCCAAGACCCGTCGGCACTTCCGGCTCCGCAAGAAGATCAACGGGACTCCGCAGCGGCCGCGCCTGGCCGTGAAGAAGTCCTCGCGGCACCTGTCCGTGCAGCTGATCGACGACCTGGCCGGGCACACCCTGGCCGCGGCGTCGACCATGGAGGCGGACGTGCGCGCGGCCGACGGCGACAAGAAGGCCAAGGCCGCCAAGGTGGGCGAGCTGCTGGCCGCCCGCGCCAAGAACGCCGGGGTGACCAGCGTGGTGTTCGACCGGGGTGGCAACGCCTACCACGGCCGCATCGCCGCGCTCGCGGACGCCGCCCGCGAGGCGGGCCTGGAGTTCTGA
- a CDS encoding LysE family translocator, with amino-acid sequence MGWLLVFFGASTLIALTPGANNLLGLHHGMGHGLGSALVGLLGRLAAFVLLIAAVAAGLGQLLAAWAPALTIVKWIGVAYLVYLGVRIIIEARRLLPAEDDSSPARGVAAIARKEFLVAITNPKAVLIFTAFVPQFIDPAHGPVPAQVALLGAVYLLAEFLAGTVYIVAGTLVKAARMSLRARRNIDRGTGVVLLGMAGLLAGSRT; translated from the coding sequence ATGGGCTGGCTGCTCGTCTTCTTCGGGGCGTCGACACTCATCGCGCTGACCCCGGGCGCCAACAACCTGCTCGGCCTGCACCACGGCATGGGTCACGGCCTCGGCAGCGCGCTCGTCGGCCTGCTCGGCAGGCTGGCCGCGTTCGTGCTGCTCATCGCGGCTGTCGCCGCCGGGCTCGGCCAGCTGCTCGCCGCCTGGGCGCCCGCACTCACCATCGTCAAGTGGATCGGCGTCGCCTACCTCGTCTACCTCGGCGTCCGCATCATCATCGAAGCCAGGCGTCTTTTGCCCGCAGAAGACGACTCGTCCCCGGCGCGCGGGGTGGCGGCGATCGCGCGCAAGGAGTTCCTGGTCGCCATCACCAATCCGAAGGCGGTGCTCATCTTCACCGCGTTCGTGCCGCAGTTCATCGATCCGGCCCACGGCCCGGTGCCCGCCCAGGTCGCGCTCCTCGGCGCGGTCTACCTCCTCGCCGAGTTCCTCGCCGGAACCGTCTACATCGTCGCCGGCACGTTGGTGAAGGCCGCCCGGATGAGCCTGCGCGCCCGCCGCAACATCGACCGCGGCACCGGCGTCGTGCTGCTCGGGATGGCGGGGCTGCTGGCGGGCTCCAGAACCTGA
- the rplW gene encoding 50S ribosomal protein L23, which yields MSSVAIPDPRDIVLAPVISEKSYGLLEDHKYTFVVRPDANKTQIKIAIEQIFGVKVVSVNTLNRQGKRKRTRYGFGKRKDTKRAVVTLSAESKPIEIFGGPAA from the coding sequence GTGAGTTCGGTCGCCATTCCTGACCCCCGCGACATCGTGCTCGCGCCGGTGATCTCCGAGAAGTCCTACGGGCTGCTCGAGGACCACAAGTACACGTTCGTGGTTCGCCCGGACGCCAACAAGACCCAGATCAAGATCGCCATCGAGCAGATCTTCGGCGTCAAGGTGGTCAGCGTGAACACGCTGAACCGCCAGGGCAAGCGCAAGCGGACCCGGTACGGCTTCGGCAAGCGCAAGGACACCAAGCGCGCCGTCGTGACGCTGTCCGCCGAGAGCAAGCCGATCGAGATCTTCGGCGGACCCGCCGCGTAA
- the rplB gene encoding 50S ribosomal protein L2 → MGIRKYKPTTPGRRGSSVSDFSEITRTTPEKSLLRPLHGRGGRNSSGKITTRHKGGGHKRAYRLIDFRRHDKDGIPAKVAHIEYDPNRSARIALLHYADGEKRYIIAPEKLKQGDTVENGPRADIKPGNNLPLRNIPVGTVIHAIELRPGGGAKIARSAGAKVQLVAKDGPYAQLRMPSGEIRNVDVRNRATVGEVGNSEHANINWGKAGRNRWRGKRPTVRGVVMNPVDHPHGGGEGKTSGGRHPVNPNGKPEGRTRRNKPSDKLIVRRRRTGKKR, encoded by the coding sequence ATGGGTATTCGCAAGTACAAGCCGACCACCCCCGGTCGCCGTGGTTCCAGCGTCTCCGACTTCTCGGAGATCACGCGGACCACCCCGGAGAAGTCGCTGCTGCGTCCGCTGCACGGCCGCGGCGGCCGCAACTCGTCCGGCAAGATCACCACCCGGCACAAGGGTGGTGGCCACAAGCGGGCGTACCGGCTGATCGACTTCCGCCGGCACGACAAGGACGGCATCCCGGCCAAGGTCGCGCACATCGAGTACGACCCCAACCGGTCGGCCCGGATCGCGCTGCTGCACTACGCGGACGGCGAGAAGCGCTACATCATCGCGCCGGAGAAGCTCAAGCAGGGCGACACCGTGGAGAACGGCCCCCGCGCCGACATCAAGCCCGGTAACAACCTGCCGCTGCGCAACATCCCGGTCGGCACCGTGATCCACGCGATCGAGCTCCGCCCCGGTGGCGGCGCGAAGATCGCGCGGTCGGCCGGTGCCAAGGTCCAGCTGGTGGCCAAGGACGGGCCGTATGCCCAGCTGCGGATGCCCTCGGGCGAGATCCGCAACGTGGACGTGCGCAACCGCGCCACGGTCGGCGAGGTCGGCAACTCCGAGCACGCCAACATCAACTGGGGCAAGGCGGGCCGTAACCGCTGGCGGGGCAAGCGTCCCACCGTCCGCGGTGTGGTGATGAACCCGGTCGACCACCCGCACGGTGGTGGTGAGGGGAAGACCTCCGGTGGTCGCCACCCGGTCAACCCGAACGGCAAGCCGGAGGGTCGCACCCGCCGCAACAAGCCGAGTGACAAGCTGATCGTCCGCCGCCGGCGTACCGGCAAGAAGCGCTGA
- the rplF gene encoding 50S ribosomal protein L6, with the protein MSRIGKLPITVPAGVEVKIDGQHISVKGPKGTLEHTIAEPITAELNDGVIEVKRPDDERSSRALHGLSRTLVNNLVVGVTEGYEKKLEIHGVGYRVQAKGSDLEFALGFSHPVHIAAPEGITFKVETPTRFSVSGIDKQKVGQTAAVIRKLRRPDPYKGKGLRYEGERIRRKVGKTGK; encoded by the coding sequence ATGTCACGTATCGGAAAGCTGCCGATCACCGTTCCCGCCGGGGTCGAGGTGAAGATCGACGGGCAGCACATCTCGGTCAAGGGACCGAAGGGCACGCTCGAGCACACCATCGCCGAGCCGATCACCGCGGAGCTCAACGACGGGGTCATCGAGGTCAAGCGGCCGGATGACGAGCGCTCCAGCCGTGCGCTGCACGGGCTGTCCCGCACCCTGGTCAACAACCTCGTGGTCGGGGTGACCGAGGGCTACGAGAAGAAGCTCGAAATCCACGGCGTCGGTTACCGCGTGCAGGCCAAGGGCTCGGACCTCGAGTTCGCCCTCGGCTTCTCGCACCCGGTGCACATCGCGGCTCCGGAGGGCATCACCTTCAAGGTGGAGACCCCGACCCGGTTCTCGGTGTCCGGCATCGACAAGCAGAAGGTCGGCCAGACGGCGGCGGTCATCCGCAAGCTGCGCCGCCCGGACCCGTACAAGGGCAAGGGCCTGCGGTACGAGGGTGAGCGCATCCGCCGCAAGGTCGGAAAGACGGGTAAGTGA
- the rpsQ gene encoding 30S ribosomal protein S17: MSEPIAAQDKASGRNYRKVREGLVVSDKMDKTIVVELEDRKKHALYGKVMRSTTKVKAHDEENTAGIGDRVLLMETRPLSATKRWRLVEIREKAK, from the coding sequence ATGAGCGAGCCGATCGCGGCCCAGGACAAGGCGTCCGGCCGCAACTACCGCAAGGTCCGTGAGGGCCTGGTCGTCTCCGACAAGATGGACAAGACCATCGTCGTCGAGCTCGAGGACCGCAAGAAGCACGCCCTCTACGGCAAGGTCATGCGGTCCACCACGAAGGTGAAGGCGCACGACGAGGAGAACACCGCCGGCATCGGCGACCGCGTTCTGCTCATGGAGACCCGACCGCTGTCGGCCACCAAGCGCTGGCGGCTCGTCGAGATCCGCGAGAAGGCCAAGTAA
- the rpsH gene encoding 30S ribosomal protein S8, whose translation MTMTDPIADFLTRLRNANSAYHDEVVLPHSKLKANIAEILKREGYIAAFRDEPGEKHKNLVVQLKYGPNRERSIAGLRRVSKPGLRVYAKSTELPSVLGGLGVAIISTSSGLQTDRQAKRNGVGGEVLAYVW comes from the coding sequence ATGACGATGACCGACCCGATCGCAGACTTCTTGACCCGTCTGCGTAACGCGAACTCCGCGTACCACGACGAGGTCGTGCTGCCCCACTCGAAGCTGAAGGCGAACATCGCCGAGATCCTCAAGCGCGAGGGTTACATCGCGGCCTTCCGCGACGAGCCGGGCGAGAAGCACAAGAACCTCGTGGTGCAGCTCAAGTACGGCCCGAACCGGGAGCGCAGCATCGCCGGCCTCCGGCGTGTGTCCAAGCCCGGTCTGCGCGTGTACGCCAAGTCCACCGAGCTGCCCAGCGTGCTGGGTGGCCTCGGCGTGGCCATCATCTCGACGTCCTCCGGTCTCCAGACCGACCGGCAGGCCAAGCGCAACGGCGTGGGCGGCGAAGTCCTCGCCTACGTCTGGTAA
- the rpmC gene encoding 50S ribosomal protein L29 has product MAKAGAAAASELRELTAEELVLRLKEAKEELFNLRFQMATGQLDNNRRLRAVRSDIARIYTVMRERELGLSVSPDDAENEEGAA; this is encoded by the coding sequence ATGGCGAAGGCAGGAGCCGCCGCGGCATCGGAGCTGCGTGAACTCACTGCGGAGGAGCTCGTGCTGCGCCTCAAGGAGGCCAAGGAGGAGCTGTTCAACCTCCGCTTCCAGATGGCCACCGGGCAGCTGGACAACAACCGCCGGCTGCGGGCCGTCCGCTCGGACATCGCCCGCATCTACACGGTGATGCGCGAGCGCGAGCTCGGGCTGTCCGTCTCCCCAGATGACGCTGAGAACGAAGAAGGTGCCGCATGA